From a single Rutidosis leptorrhynchoides isolate AG116_Rl617_1_P2 chromosome 5, CSIRO_AGI_Rlap_v1, whole genome shotgun sequence genomic region:
- the LOC139848505 gene encoding uncharacterized protein produces the protein MDTIWFKFLPRKVNVFLWRFRLDALPTRWNLSARGIELPTVVCPVCNNGVESKDHLFFTCEVASDLWRKVRLWLDCDMHTFLPWDSFISWLEGISLPTSSKNQVVAIIVTLLWAIWRYRNGLVFNNVFCNLSSLFDIIRLLSFRWIKNRGHLVSNWNS, from the coding sequence ATGGACACCATTTGGTTTAAATTCTTACCTAGGAAGGTGAATGTTTTCTTATGGAGGTTTAGACTCGATGCTCTTCCTACTCGTTGGAACCTATCTGCGAGAGGTATAGAGTTACCTACGGTTGTGTGCCCGGTTTGTAATAATGGAGTTGAATCGAAAGATCACCTGTTTTTCACATGTGAGGTGGCTTCAGATTTATGGCGTAAGGTTCGGTTGTGGCTTGATTGTGATATGCACACCTTTTTACCGTGGGATTCATTCATTTCGTGGTTAGAGGGTATTAGTTTACCTACTTCGAGCAAGAATCAGGTAGTGGCGATTATTGTGACTCTTCTTTGGGCAATTTGGCGATATCGAAACGGTCTTGTTTTTAATAACGTTTTTTGTAATCTTAGTAGTCTTTTTGATATTATTAGATTACTTTCTTTTAGATGGATTAAAAATAGGGGCCATTTAGTTTCTAATTGGAACTCATGA